A window of Zonotrichia leucophrys gambelii isolate GWCS_2022_RI chromosome 11, RI_Zleu_2.0, whole genome shotgun sequence contains these coding sequences:
- the WFDC1 gene encoding WAP four-disulfide core domain protein 1 gives MSSRLLPEIQKTLFCKKLLAAALCVLVVLPEPGSARSLWKRALLKMTEKYDDYEYPLHSHSSQQQQKSDRCPPPPQSLPERACEVPSCRSDAECQRHKRCCYNGCIYACLESVQPPPVLDWLVQPKPRWLGGNGWLLDGPEEVLQAEACSTTEDGDEPLHCPTGYECHIINPGNTAEGIPNRGQCIKLRGNPDGHNLRHKYYKEYIGSNSNNLVGYVKNQQKHLG, from the exons atgagtTCCAGGCTTCTTCCAGAGAtacaaaaaacccttttttgtAAGAAGCTCCTGGCTGCAGCGCTGTGTGTGCTGGTGGTGCTGCCGGAgccgggcagtgccaggagcctgTGGAAACGCGCTCTGCTGAAAATGACGGAGAAATACGat GATTATGAGTACCCTCTTCATtctcacagctcccagcagcagcagaagagcgACCGgtgcccgccgccgccgcagaGCCTGCCGGAGCGCGCCTGCGAGGTGCCCAGCTGCCGCTCCGACGCCGAGTGCCAGCGCCACAAGCGCTGCTGCTACAACGGCTGCATCTACGCCTGCCTCGAGTCCGTGCAGCCCCCGCCAG TCCTGGACTGGCTGGTTCAGCCCAAACCCCGCTGGCTGGGAGGCAATGGGTGGCTTTTGGATGGCCCAGAGGAAGTCTTACAAG CTGAGGCCTGCAGCACCACGGAGGACGGGGACGagcccctgcactgccccacggGCTACGAGTGCCACATCATCAACCCGGGCAACACGGCCGAGGGCATCCCCAACAGGGGCCAGTGCATCAAGCTCCGGGGAAACCCAG ATGGACACAACCTGAGGCATAAGTATTACAAGGAATATATTG GGAGCAATTCCAACAATTTGGTTGGCTATGTGAAAAACCAGCAGAAGCATTTGGGCTAA